The following proteins are encoded in a genomic region of Buchnera aphidicola (Aphis nerii):
- the rpsU gene encoding 30S ribosomal protein S21 — MPIIKVRENEPFDVALRRFKRSCEKAGILAEIRRREFYEKPTTERKRAKASAIKRLAKKLTRENAKRIRMY; from the coding sequence ATGCCAATAATAAAAGTACGTGAAAATGAACCATTTGATGTTGCATTGCGTCGTTTTAAAAGATCTTGCGAAAAAGCTGGTATTTTAGCAGAAATACGAAGAAGGGAATTTTACGAAAAACCAACAACAGAACGAAAACGTGCAAAGGCATCTGCTATAAAACGTTTAGCAAAAAAACTAACACGAGAAAATGCAAAACGAATACGAATGTATTAA
- the tsaD gene encoding tRNA (adenosine(37)-N6)-threonylcarbamoyltransferase complex transferase subunit TsaD: MKVLGIETSCDDTGVAIYDSMQGLLINELYNQKKIHVRYGGIVPELASREHAKKIIFLINKILKKINIKKEIDLIAYTAGPGLVGSLLVGSTLACSLGFSLDVPVLPINHMEAHLLSPMIENKSMKFPFIGLLVSGKHTQIIAAYKLGKYEILGNSLDDAAGEAFDKISKLLGLKYPNGRELSKLAMKGVESNLYFPRPMKNHPNLNFSFSGLKTFTSNIIKNNVLDIQQKANIAKAFEDAVVDILLIKTKKALFQKGWNNLVIAGGVSANKLLRKNASIMMKKIFNGDVFYASSHFCTDNGAMIAYLGSLYYKKSYISSLEILIKPKWSLEDVCKR; this comes from the coding sequence ATGAAAGTATTAGGTATTGAAACATCATGTGATGATACTGGAGTTGCTATTTATGATAGTATGCAAGGTTTATTGATAAACGAATTATATAATCAAAAAAAAATACACGTTCGTTACGGAGGAATTGTTCCTGAATTAGCATCACGAGAACATGCAAAAAAAATTATTTTTTTAATAAATAAAATTCTAAAAAAAATAAATATAAAAAAAGAAATTGATCTTATTGCATATACCGCAGGTCCTGGTTTAGTTGGTTCTTTATTAGTCGGTTCTACATTAGCATGTTCTTTAGGTTTTTCTTTAGATGTTCCTGTATTACCTATAAATCATATGGAGGCACATTTATTATCACCAATGATTGAGAATAAGTCAATGAAATTTCCATTTATTGGATTGCTAGTATCTGGCAAGCATACTCAAATTATTGCAGCTTATAAATTAGGAAAATACGAAATTCTTGGAAATTCATTAGATGATGCTGCAGGTGAAGCATTTGATAAAATATCGAAATTATTAGGATTAAAATATCCAAATGGTAGAGAATTATCTAAATTAGCAATGAAAGGTGTAGAAAGTAATTTGTATTTTCCTCGCCCTATGAAAAATCATCCTAATTTAAATTTTAGTTTTTCAGGTTTAAAAACTTTCACTTCTAACATTATTAAAAATAATGTTTTAGATATTCAACAAAAGGCAAATATTGCAAAAGCTTTTGAAGATGCAGTAGTTGATATATTATTAATTAAAACTAAAAAAGCTCTATTTCAAAAAGGATGGAATAATTTAGTTATAGCTGGTGGTGTAAGTGCAAATAAATTATTACGTAAGAATGCGTCAATAATGATGAAAAAAATTTTTAATGGCGACGTATTTTATGCTTCATCACATTTTTGTACAGATAATGGTGCGATGATTGCTTATTTAGGATCATTATATTATAAAAAATCATATATTTCTTCATTGGAAATTTTAATAAAACCAAAATGGTCCTTAGAAGATGTGTGTAAAAGATAA
- the ribB gene encoding 3,4-dihydroxy-2-butanone-4-phosphate synthase yields MNQILLYEFGNPIERVEKGIAALKSGQGVIIIDDENRENEGDLVFSCEQMTVEQMALTIRYGSGIVCLCITEDQRKKLNLPMMVKNNTSRYQTAFTVTIEASKGVSTGVSAQDRLTTIKTAIADNVKPNDLNRPGHVFPLIGNIDGILARSGHTEAAIEIVSLAGFKPAGVICELTNEDGSMSRIPEIVRFSKEKNITVLTIRDLIQYILK; encoded by the coding sequence ATGAATCAAATACTACTTTATGAATTTGGAAACCCTATAGAACGTGTAGAAAAAGGAATAGCAGCTTTAAAATCTGGACAAGGTGTTATTATAATAGATGACGAAAACAGAGAAAATGAAGGAGATCTTGTTTTCTCCTGTGAACAAATGACAGTAGAACAAATGGCTTTAACAATTCGTTACGGAAGTGGTATCGTATGTCTATGTATAACAGAGGATCAACGAAAAAAATTAAATTTACCAATGATGGTAAAAAATAATACAAGTAGGTATCAAACAGCTTTTACAGTCACAATAGAAGCATCTAAAGGTGTTTCTACTGGTGTATCAGCTCAAGATAGATTAACAACTATTAAGACAGCTATAGCGGATAATGTCAAACCTAACGATCTAAATCGACCAGGTCATGTTTTTCCTTTAATAGGAAACATAGACGGAATTTTAGCTAGATCTGGTCATACAGAAGCAGCTATTGAAATAGTATCTCTTGCAGGATTTAAACCAGCAGGAGTAATTTGTGAATTAACCAATGAAGATGGTTCAATGTCTCGTATACCCGAAATTGTTAGATTTTCAAAAGAAAAAAATATAACTGTTTTAACTATAAGAGATTTAATTCAATATATTTTGAAATAA
- the rfaE1 gene encoding D-glycero-beta-D-manno-heptose-7-phosphate kinase — translation MKKKNIDFNNAIVLVVGDLILDCYWYSKNYYMLSEQSIPVASIKKIKNQPGGAGNVAKNIAEIGGKCKIISIIGDDNEGEILKKLLKHEKISSDLINIKNTKTITKIRIISNKKQLMRLDFEEKYSLNNFNLLYKKIINSLKSYKILVLSDYAKGTLCHIKKIIRLANEMSIITLIDPKGIDFEKYSGATLLTPNLSEFEKIVGQCHEEKEILKKGIQLISQLNLSALLVTRSKNGMTLFQNKKKPIHFPAISKIASDVTGAGDTVISIIAAALSNGYSLEESCFYANIGASIVIKKIGTETLNINELNTILNI, via the coding sequence ATGAAAAAAAAAAATATTGATTTTAACAATGCAATTGTTCTTGTAGTTGGAGATTTAATACTAGATTGTTACTGGTACAGTAAAAATTATTATATGCTATCAGAACAATCAATACCTGTCGCATCAATTAAAAAAATTAAAAATCAACCAGGTGGTGCAGGTAATGTAGCTAAAAATATTGCTGAAATAGGTGGAAAATGTAAAATAATTAGTATAATTGGTGATGATAATGAAGGTGAAATATTAAAAAAATTACTTAAACATGAAAAAATCTCTTCTGATTTAATTAATATTAAAAATACTAAAACAATTACGAAAATTAGAATCATATCAAACAAAAAACAATTAATGCGATTAGATTTTGAAGAAAAATATAGTTTAAATAATTTCAATTTATTATATAAAAAAATTATTAATTCATTAAAAAGTTATAAAATTTTAGTATTATCAGATTATGCAAAAGGAACACTATGTCATATTAAAAAAATTATTAGATTAGCCAATGAAATGTCTATTATTACACTTATAGACCCAAAAGGCATAGATTTCGAAAAATATTCTGGAGCTACTTTATTAACACCTAATCTTTCTGAATTTGAAAAGATAGTTGGACAATGTCATGAAGAAAAAGAAATATTAAAAAAAGGAATACAATTAATATCTCAACTAAACTTATCAGCATTATTAGTCACTCGATCTAAAAATGGCATGACATTATTTCAAAATAAAAAAAAACCAATACATTTTCCGGCAATATCTAAAATAGCATCAGATGTAACAGGTGCAGGTGATACAGTCATTTCTATTATAGCAGCGGCTTTATCTAACGGATATTCTTTAGAAGAATCGTGTTTTTATGCAAACATTGGAGCAAGTATAGTAATAAAAAAAATAGGCACTGAAACTTTAAATATAAATGAACTAAATACAATTTTAAATATATAA